From Phenylobacterium montanum, the proteins below share one genomic window:
- a CDS encoding Xaa-Pro dipeptidase: protein MKGLKNAALASVAVMALATAARAETIYLTAAKMVDPASGSVISSPAVLIKDEHIVQVGTAASLAAPADARRIDLGAETILPGFIDMHTHITSRPDSEGYQGLGVSVPSQAISGVAQAWKSLQAGFTTLRNVGADGFADVALRDSINSGETAGPRLFVSGPLIGATGGHCDENLLPYAYHDVGEGVADGPGAVRHKVRENHKYGADLIKLCATGGVLSKGDSVGAQQMTYEEMKAAVDEAHMLGMKVAAHAHGTSGIKDAIRAGVDTIEHASLADDEAMALAKAKGAAFDMDIYNDDFILAEGAKMGMLPENLAKERAIGKLQRETFRRAVKAGVIMTFGTDAGVYPHGDNGKQFAKMVEWGMTPMQAVQAATTTAAKELGPLGADLGAIAPGKYADIVAVDGDPMADVSQLEHVKFVMKAGVVYRQGGQPAPR, encoded by the coding sequence ATGAAGGGTTTGAAGAACGCGGCCTTGGCCAGCGTGGCGGTGATGGCGCTGGCCACGGCGGCGAGGGCCGAGACGATCTACCTGACGGCGGCCAAGATGGTCGATCCCGCCTCGGGGTCTGTGATCTCCAGCCCCGCCGTGCTGATCAAGGACGAGCATATCGTCCAGGTTGGAACAGCGGCCAGCCTCGCGGCGCCGGCGGATGCGCGGCGGATCGATCTGGGGGCTGAGACGATCCTGCCCGGCTTCATCGACATGCATACCCACATCACCTCGCGCCCGGACAGCGAAGGCTATCAGGGCCTCGGCGTCAGCGTGCCCTCGCAGGCGATCAGCGGCGTGGCCCAGGCCTGGAAGAGCTTGCAGGCCGGCTTCACCACCCTGCGCAATGTGGGCGCCGACGGCTTTGCCGACGTGGCCCTGCGTGATTCCATCAATTCCGGAGAGACTGCCGGCCCGCGCCTGTTCGTCTCCGGCCCCCTGATCGGGGCCACCGGCGGCCACTGCGACGAGAACCTTCTGCCCTACGCCTATCACGACGTGGGCGAGGGCGTGGCCGACGGACCGGGCGCGGTGCGCCACAAGGTGCGCGAGAACCACAAGTACGGCGCCGACCTGATCAAGCTCTGCGCCACCGGCGGGGTCCTGTCCAAGGGCGACAGCGTCGGCGCCCAGCAGATGACCTATGAGGAGATGAAGGCGGCGGTGGACGAGGCCCACATGCTGGGCATGAAGGTCGCAGCCCACGCCCACGGGACCAGCGGCATCAAGGACGCCATCCGCGCCGGGGTCGACACCATCGAGCACGCCAGCCTGGCCGACGACGAAGCCATGGCCCTGGCCAAGGCCAAGGGCGCGGCCTTCGACATGGACATCTACAACGACGACTTCATCCTCGCCGAAGGGGCCAAGATGGGCATGCTGCCCGAGAACCTGGCCAAGGAGCGGGCGATCGGCAAGCTGCAGCGCGAGACCTTTCGCCGGGCGGTCAAGGCCGGGGTGATCATGACCTTCGGCACCGACGCCGGGGTCTACCCCCACGGCGACAACGGCAAGCAGTTCGCCAAGATGGTCGAGTGGGGCATGACCCCGATGCAGGCGGTGCAGGCCGCCACCACCACCGCCGCCAAGGAACTCGGCCCGCTGGGCGCGGACCTCGGCGCCATCGCACCGGGCAAATACGCCGACATCGTCGCCGTCGATGGCGATCCCATGGCCGACGTCAGCCAGCTGGAGCACGTCAAGTTCGTGATGAAGGCCGGGGTGGTCTATCGCCAGGGCGGGCAGCCGGCGCCGCGATAG
- a CDS encoding PilZ domain-containing protein, protein MPTDGADPRRSEPRLRTLLSGKLVFGTHDLTADCAVRNLSERGAKLHTTLAANLPRELWLIMVKKGCAYRATVCWRRGDEVGVRFESEHDLTRNTDPDLVAVRRVWREVAAR, encoded by the coding sequence ATGCCGACGGACGGGGCTGACCCGCGCCGCAGCGAGCCGCGGCTTCGCACGCTCCTCAGCGGCAAGCTGGTGTTTGGAACGCATGACCTGACGGCCGACTGCGCCGTCAGGAACTTGTCCGAGCGGGGCGCCAAGCTGCACACGACCCTGGCCGCCAATCTGCCGCGCGAGCTGTGGCTGATCATGGTCAAGAAGGGCTGCGCCTATCGCGCCACGGTCTGCTGGCGTCGCGGCGACGAGGTGGGCGTGCGCTTCGAGAGCGAGCACGACCTGACCCGCAACACCGATCCCGACCTGGTCGCCGTTCGCCGGGTCTGGCGGGAAGTCGCCGCACGATAG
- a CDS encoding DUF2188 domain-containing protein, with the protein MVQVITVAPITGGWTVQHDIAGNAMLFKSGAKAEAAARELGGNLAQKGEPAEIHIYLRDGSLAGRFLCPPQFRTMAEAF; encoded by the coding sequence ATGGTTCAGGTGATTACCGTTGCGCCCATCACGGGCGGATGGACCGTGCAACACGACATCGCCGGCAACGCCATGCTTTTCAAGAGCGGCGCCAAGGCCGAGGCGGCGGCCCGCGAACTGGGCGGCAACCTCGCGCAGAAGGGCGAACCTGCCGAGATACACATCTATCTGCGCGACGGCTCCCTGGCCGGCCGTTTCCTCTGCCCGCCCCAGTTCAGGACCATGGCGGAGGCCTTCTGA